TGGCTGAATGTGACGCTCGAAGCAAGGGCGCCGTCCACCGACGGCTTCGGGATGAACGGCAGCGCCATGTTCATCATCAATCCACCGTGGACGCTGGAACGGAAACTCCACGAAACCTTGCCCCGCCTGACCGAAATCCTCGCCCAGGGCGATGGCGCCAATTTCACGCTGGAAAGCGAGTCAGCCTAACTCGCTGTACTTGGCCCGCGATCCGTGGGCCTTCTCCACGGGGTATCTGGCGCCGTTCTTGGCCAGCTTGGCGCGGGCCGCCGCCGCCAGGTCGATGCCGGCCGCATCAGCAACAAGCAGCAGGTAGAGCAGGATATCGGCGCATTCATCGCGCAGCGCTTCCGCGGCTTGCAGGTCCGCGGGCAACGCCTCGACCTCGGCATCGGTCTTCCACTGCATCAGTTCCAGCAACTCCGCCACTTCGAGATTGAGTGAAATGATCAGGTTGCGCAGCGAATGAAACTGTCGCCAGTCGCGCGCATCGCGAAATTCCAGCACGGTTGCGGTCAACTCCTCGAAATCGCCCAATTTCAGACCCCCTGGAAACCCTTGAGGGCTCCATGCTAACGC
This window of the Candidatus Dechloromonas phosphoritropha genome carries:
- a CDS encoding nucleotide pyrophosphohydrolase, yielding MGDFEELTATVLEFRDARDWRQFHSLRNLIISLNLEVAELLELMQWKTDAEVEALPADLQAAEALRDECADILLYLLLVADAAGIDLAAAARAKLAKNGARYPVEKAHGSRAKYSELG